A region of the Apium graveolens cultivar Ventura chromosome 6, ASM990537v1, whole genome shotgun sequence genome:
CCTGTCTCCGACACGCAACTCTTCCCCCGTAGCTATGGAGGTTACTCTATCTCACTTAACATCGGAACACCCTCTCAGACAATCCCTTTTGTCATGGACACCGGAAGTGACTTTGTTTGGTTCCCATGCACACACAAGTACACTTGCCGGAACTGTAGCTTTCCGGCCACGCAACCACCGCAAACATTCATTCCTAAACAATCCTCAACTTCTAGAGTTGTGGGGTGTTTGAATAAGAAATGTGGGTGGGTTCATAATAATCCTGACGTGCAGTCAAGATGTGCTGATTGTTCAACTAGTGTTAAGAATTGTACGCAGATCTGCCCGCCTTATTTGATTGTTTATGGGTCGGGTTCTACTGGTGGAATAAGCATTGTTGATAATTTGAACTTGCCGGGGAAAGAAGTGCCTGATTTTCTAGTGGGGTGTTCTTTGTTTTCTTCCCGCCAACCCGCCGGAATTGCTGGCTTTGGTCGTGGACCGACGGTACAATTATTACTCTTGTTATAAAACTGTTTCTTTGCTATTAATATGACCAAATTTGACcctctttttttaaaaaaaaaagttttaaaatattttataaatcatATTATTCGATAAATATTTTATCTGGGAATGCCAATGTTAATAAAGTAGTAttttaaattacgaatttttggGGAAAAGCTTAATAATAATTTAGTAGATTTGAGTTGGGAATGTCAGATTAGTACAACAATCAATCTTGTTTGTGACTGAACTATTTCTGTTTTTGGTGGTAGCAAAATTCACAGTTCTGACAACCAGAGCTTGAGCTTGTAGTAGATAGTACAGCTTGTAGTTTAAATGAACCTATACAAGTCAACTAGACACTCCATGATTATACAATTGATTTGTGTTTTAATTCTTTTTCAGTCCTTGCCGAATCAATTGGGTCTCAAGAAATTCTCCTACTGTCTTCTATCACACAAGTTTGATGACTTACCGGAAAGTAGCTCTTTAGTACTTTACACTGGCAAAGATTCCGATACAAAGACAACCAAATTAAGCTATACACCAATTGTCAAACTCCCGCAAATTCAAGATAAACAAACGTTCTCAACATTTTCAGTTTACTACTACATCGGACTACGGAAGATCACGGTGGGTGGCGAGAAAATTAAGATTCCGTTTAAGTATCTTACACCAGGACCCACCGGCGACGGAGGTACGATAGTTGATTCAGGATCTACATTTACGTTCCTTACGAAGAATGTTCATGATCTTGTTGTTAGTGCATTGGTAAAGCAAGTCAAGAAGTATAAAAGGGCAAAAGATATTGAGTCGGTTGCGGGGCTAAGGCCTTGTTTTAATATTTCTGGATATCGAAATGTCAACTTTCCAGAAATGAAGTTGCATTTTAAGGGTGGAGCTGAAATGATATTGCCGACGGCAAATTACTTTTCGTTTGTTAGTGATGATATGGAGGCAGTTTGTTTAACAATGGTGACGGATGAGTCGGGAGAAAGTGGAGGTCCAGCTATAATATTGGGAAATTATCAGTTGCAGAATTTTTATACGGAGTTTGATTTGGGGAATGAGAGGTTCGGATTTAGGCAACAGTTGTGCGTATGAGAAAGGAACAAGTGCAGTGAAAGATAATAAATCTTGTTCTTGTGTACGTTTGTAATTCTTTAGTCATACTATAATTCTATTGTATGTTTCAATATCTGAAATTCTATGTTTGTTGACATCTGATATCTACACATATCCTGTTCAAATTTTGTATCTGAAGGTGTCAACCCATGGAGTAACTAGTCTATACTACCTTCACTATGGTGGCCAACGGAAAACTCCAACACAAAGTGTAAGTACAACATACAATGATTTTCTGACCAATCTGATGGCATTATTGGGATATATTTTCCAAGTCCTGTGGCTGTGTGTGTCCCTCTACCAGAGCTTGTTGATAGCCACATTATTTTTTCTTGGTTGATTGGGTTATATGATGTTTGATGGGGGTGTTTCGTCCCTGCAATTTGTCTGTCCCCTACACTAGCGTTAATTTCTTTCCACACATTGTTATTTGCTGGATGTTTGGGAGCTAAAGTCTGTCCATCCCGAGTTCCTGGCTCCCCCCACAGTTAAGTTCTGGTTGATTCAACCTTCATCTGTCTGCATCTAGTGTTTGTTCTCTGCGTATTACTTGTTGCACACTGTAATTTTTGTTGTTAACGACGCTTATATGACTCTGTGACTTTTGTCGTCTAGCTGCCAAGACGAAATGGTTTCCATTTAGGTAATGTGATCATCATGCTGCAAACAAGAGGTGATGTTCTCTGGCATGCTCAGTCTTATTGTAGATTTTAAACCAAAATTTAAACTTTCAGTGCCTTTCTCAAACAAGTAGTTACCTAGTCCCAACACCTCCCTTCCCCAAGTTTGATCTCTAAAGATCCGGATATAGGATCTTGGAAATAACTATAAAGAGTTGCGAGATGTTACAAAGAGTCACAACCCTAGCTTTGTCCTATTGTCCAGTGAATTGCTTGACAGATGGAAACCTCAAACATGTACAACATGATATCATCAAAAGAAAAAATACACTACTGTTTACATGATacaaaaattatgtaataaactATCCTTACCGGTCTTCTAAAAATCAGTCAACTCGGACGAGTACTCAGGTGAGTATTTGGAAATCAGAGTTGAACCGATTCGAATTTAAGCGAGCATTCAGATGCTGAAAACGAGTACTCGAAAACTCGGTCGATTACTAGGATTTTAAAGACGTAACGGAGGAGATCCGATTTTCGAATTTTACAAAACCTTGATCCATGCTAAGAAACAATGTAATACAGAATCATAGTACAAGATAGTCGGTGTACTTGACTCTTATCGTCACAACAGGGCAGCCTATCAGCTTCATTTTGCTCCTCTTTAGAAGCACAGAACAATGGAATTAGTCGAACTAAGTACAACTTATGAATGTATAAACATAGATGAAACAATCTATTAGGCAAGTGATTAATGAAACAAAACTAGATCTTAATTAGCAAAGAATCGGACAAGGCTTCCAAAACAGGAAAAGTTCCTCACCTCAAGAATTGATAAGCAGCTACATCTGAAGCAAACGGTTTTATAACATTGGCAATAAAAGGCCCTTTCCTGTAGAACAAATATCGAAGAAGACTGAAATTATCTAGTCGTAAATCTCTGTTTCATAAACTTTCAAACATGAACCTGTATAAAACATTCCCGATTATTAGATGAACCCATTCACAGATCGCAGTTGATTGCATGTTGAAAATAATAATCCATGGTAGAGTATTAGAGCTTGGGCCTAGTTTTAGTCTTTTAGTTGATGTCTCTATATTTACATATGTCTTCCTTGTCTAGCTTGCATCTTGTGACTTCCTTTCTTGCTAGTTGGGCCTTAGTTGTAAGAACATGTACTCTAATGCAACATTCTAATCATTCATTTCAATTACAACAAGAATGGTAGGGTAATTAGGTCGATTACTCAACACAATCGGACCCGTAGGATTTAAATTATCTGTATGACATTGTAATTCGATAATATTGACTATATTGGttaactatattttaaaaatagtatgttataaaaattttatgttgttataaatataatatattaattcaatatgctaataaatgattaattttttttacaGATTTCTTATAGTTCTACAGTGGTTCAACAAATATAGTCAACCTGATTTTTTATAGTTCTGTAGTGGTTCAACAAATATAACCAACATCAAGAAGTTGACTATATTTATAAAAAAGGGAATGTATCATTGGAGATGATTTTTTTTTACATAatctctatattttttatttataatatgtaTTAATGATTTTTAGCTAAGGATTCGAAATGGTTGGAGATGCTTTAAGGTGTCTAAAAAATTATTCAAGcatttttctttttgtttttttgctaaagaaaaattattttaaaaacatttGAACAACAGCAGCTACTATTTGGGATGAAAAGATGGAATGGAGCTAGGTGTGTAAATTCGACATTCTGAAAGAACATTTACGATGCGATTGACTATGATTGATTAAATTAGTTCCGTAAGAAATTATGTAAAATTTGTTAAACCCGTAAGACAATTTGATTCGATGGTATTGATTATATTGATTGGTTATAATTCAAAAATAGTATGTTATTAATATTTTAGATTATAATAAATAGAATATATCACTTTAATATGATAATAACTGATGTGTAATTTTTCTACAGATTCCTTACAAGTCTGTAGTGGATCGACAAATATAGTCGAGTCTGTAGTGGATCGACAAATATAGTCATCCATAGGAGGTTGGCTATAATTATAAACAAGGGATCAGTTTTTATTGGAGTGTAATTTTTTGAAGATATTGACTATATTTTTTATCTTTATATGA
Encoded here:
- the LOC141666645 gene encoding putative aspartyl protease At4g16563 translates to MASSLSLSILASILSLLILPVLSSPTTITLQLKTTKPNSPSSQTPYQKLNYLASLSQHRAHHLKTPKIRPVSDTQLFPRSYGGYSISLNIGTPSQTIPFVMDTGSDFVWFPCTHKYTCRNCSFPATQPPQTFIPKQSSTSRVVGCLNKKCGWVHNNPDVQSRCADCSTSVKNCTQICPPYLIVYGSGSTGGISIVDNLNLPGKEVPDFLVGCSLFSSRQPAGIAGFGRGPTSLPNQLGLKKFSYCLLSHKFDDLPESSSLVLYTGKDSDTKTTKLSYTPIVKLPQIQDKQTFSTFSVYYYIGLRKITVGGEKIKIPFKYLTPGPTGDGGTIVDSGSTFTFLTKNVHDLVVSALVKQVKKYKRAKDIESVAGLRPCFNISGYRNVNFPEMKLHFKGGAEMILPTANYFSFVSDDMEAVCLTMVTDESGESGGPAIILGNYQLQNFYTEFDLGNERFGFRQQLCV